CTACGCCCCGGTTGGCCAGTATACGCGCGACCGAAAGTGAGATAGCGACAACAATCGCGACAACACCGTCCTGCCAAACCTGTTTGTCCCGCGCCCAAAGACAATAGCCCACATAGGCCAGCGTGACAAAGGTATATCCAAGGCAGCGTCTCTTGAAACTGGCCTTCTCATCGTATGCGACTAGTGCACCTAGGGCCCATATCGCGGAGTAGCCAAGAATCGCCAGCGACGGCTCCGTAATGACGTATAGGGTTAGTATGACGAAGCCGATCCATCCCCCAATCTGGAGCTGCCTTACGCTCGCTTTGACCGCGACGGCCAGCGCGGCAAACCAAACATAATAGAAGACCTCGTAGTCGAGGCTCCAGAAAGGCCCGTTGCAGGCATGGCCGGCCCAGATTCCCTTATGAACAAAAAACGTGGTTCCGACGATGTCGATCCAACTCACTTGGCAGTCGACGCCGCTGACTGAAAAAGCATGGCCGTAGAAATAAATCTGGCCGACGGCAAGCGAGAATGCCAGTAGGCTGGCCGGAATCGAAACAGTGTAGATGCGTGAGGCGCGGTCGACAGCATAGGAGCGCACAAACCGAGCATCGAGGGTCTTCGTGTTTATCAACTTTCCGCCGACAAGGAAGCCGCTAACCACGAAGAAAACAATGACTGCGGAATGACCGTAGCTGCCAAGCAATGACACCAACCTAGTGGGCGCCGAGGTATGCATCTGACTGTTTTTCAATTGCCCAAAGACCTGCAGCCGGCAGTGGGCGAAGACCACCAGAAAGGCAGCAAAAAATCTGAGAAAATCAATATATCCGATCAAGAACGGAACGCCCGTCCGAATGTTGCGGTGCGCGTCCCGCGCTCTTCCGAATGTCCACGCAAACATCTACCTACCGCCTGTCTTGATTATAGAATACCGATTAGACGGTATATGTGGCAGGATATTTTGCGTTAGCCAATCTCTACTCGGCCGGTCATTTTGCGGCGCGCTGGCGTCAACGAAGCCAGTACAGGTAGCGGACAGAATACTCGAACCGATCCTTGCGCCATTTTCATACTTTTGAGCATAGCAACTTAGCCAACCACCACGTACAATTCCAGTGCTGTCGCTCCGCTTTTTTGCAAGTCATGCACGCCTATACTGTTACTACTAACGCTGAAGGAGAGCGCATTGTTGTCATGTTTGGTTTGAACCGAAGACGCGCGCGGACCGATGACGCATTCGCCGCAGACCGCGCCAGAAGGAATTCCTCGAAGTTTACTTGAACAAGTATCGCTGAGCCTGACTGCAATGGAGCGGAGACAATCGGCCGACCAAGGTAACCAGACGAGCGAACCGTGAAAGCGCGCGAAAGACGATCAATAGCGATGACGCACTCGATTTTTGTGGCGGCCTTGACGCGCCGATCCATCCTCCTGGGTGCCGGCGCTGTGCTGGGCTCGAACTACGCTCTTGGCCGGTCGGCGATACTCGTGTCGGATGGTGGCATGTCGGCAGGGCGCCCGCCCGGACTGACCATGCCATTTGTAAAATCCCTGTTCGACGCCGATGTTGATCTAACCCCGGGCCTTCCCTTGAGGATCGCCGGTTCAACCGACGCAAACGGCCCATCGCAGGGCTATTTTCGCTATGCGCGAGATGAGGCCGCCGTTCGGGCGCGCATGGCCACGACGTTCCGCGATGATCAGGGCCGCGTATTCGCGCATATGGAGCCAAGATACCGAACTGTCGAGGGCCTGGACCGGCTTGAAGGAACATCACGGGATGCCATTCCCGTTTTGCAGTCTGCGATCGATGATGCTGCGGCTGACGCTACGCCCGATAGCCCCGTGGTCATCTCAATTCCCGAGGGAACATTTTTTCTCGACATGACAAACCGCAATGACGGGATATATCTGAGGCATAGCAACGTCTGGCTCACAGGCGCCGGAATGAAAAGCACGATCTTCAAAATCCCCGAAGGTTGCAAAAGGCAGCGGATATTTTTTGTTGGAGATCCGAACTACGACGCAGCCCAAAACCGTGTGGTTCCACAAAACATCCGGATTCAGGACTTCACCCTGGATCTGAACAACACAACCGCGTTTGTTTCCGGTATCGCGTTTCGAAGGCCCATTGATGGCGTAGTCGTCGAACGCATTCGGGGCGTGCAAAGTCCGATCGCCGCAGGCGTCCCATCCAATCACGATAAGGACTCGTGGTTGTGCAATTTCGAGTGTTATGAGCAAGATATCAACCGCAACATCGTGCTCGTTGACGTTGAATCCTATGACCAAATGCAGCTCCATGCCGGAGGCGGTCGTGGCATAAAAAACTTCTATAATATCCGTCCTCGGTGCTTCGCGGGTCGGGCAAACGGCATGACCATCACGAATGTCGGACTCGAAGGCCGGTTCGAGAATATCAATTTCATCGAACCGCATACGGAGCATCATAGTACACGAGCGATATGGATCGGGCCTGACGATGCGCCGAAGCGCGTGCACGATCTTTCGAATATTTCACAGCCCTGCTATATGCGCGGTCTTAAAATCCTGCGCCCGACCATCGGTCCGGCCGAAGGCAGTTACAAATATGCATCGGGAATTATGTTACGTCCGTTCCCCGGCGGAATTTCGGACGTAGAAATTGTAGCGCCGGACATCGACGCCCCGAACGCGGATTTGGCGCTGACCACCGCATCCTTCGATTATCATTGGCAGGAACAAGTCCATGGTGGCAACCTGCCGCAATTTCTGCCTTCCGATATCGACCTGTCAGATGGGACCGTCGCGCTCGGTCGTCACGGGCTCTTTACCGGCGCAGCGGTGATATTGCGGCCGGCAACCCAGGGCGGACGCCTGCCCAAGCCGCTAGTGCCCGGCAAACCCTACTTCGTTAGAGTAGTGGATTCGGGCAGACTTCGCTTTTATGCCGATATGGACGGCGATCTCACGCTGCTCAACCCCATCGCCCTGACAGATCGCGGGGAAGGCGCCGGGCTTGTCGCCCTGCGACCCCAGATCAGCAATCTGGAATGTCGCGGACTGCGCCACAACGTACCAGGCGGCGTCAGGCTCCAGTCGCTGCGCGACAGTCGCTTCGATGATTGCGATTTTGCGCGCTTGGATCTTGCCGAAGTGCACGGCCTGATGATCACGAATTCGCGCGCGGAGAGCATCAATATCGCCGACGACATCGATGTTGTCTTTCACAATCAGACCATCAGGACAACGGCGGCGGCAAGCTATCGTGACGCGCTTGTTCGCATCCAGCCGACACGACCGACGAGGATCGATGTTCGCTTCGCGCAATGCCTTTTCGAGGTGGCTCCGCTCACGCCCACGACGCCAGTGCCGCGCTACGCGGTGTCATGTTCGGGCGGAGAGGCGACAACAGTCAGAATTACATGCTGCCGGACGGAAGGCTTTTCGAACAATCCCTGGAACTTCGCCGGAAATGCAAGCGTTACGCTTCTAAAATGCGAAAGCTCGCCGCGGCGGTGACCCGACCAAGCGGCGGTGGATCGGGCTTTGCATCGGGATACGTTCAAGTGAAGGCGAGAGAGCCCGGCGGGACCTTCGGCAATATTCGGAATTCAGGCGAGCTCGAAGGTATGGGAGCGTTTGGAAACAAGTGCTTCCACTTAGCGGGTTCGCGACTTGCAACGGCAAGAACATAGACCGAGCTCCGTCGATTGGAATTCCATGTCAGATGGATGGTTTCCATGTCATTTTCGTCGAACATTTTAATGACGGCTTGCGGCGAAAACCGCCAATAGTCGCCATAATCTGAATGCAGCGGCTGAAGCCATGGAACTACAACAACAACCATGTCGCTTGAAAGCGAGCATAAATTTTTGAAAGCCGTTCGAAAATCGTATATGTGCTCAAGGGTCGTATGATTGAAGACAACGTCAAATCTGCGATCTAGATTTCGAGGCACGTCTTCTAGATCAAGAAAAAACTCGTTTTGCGCGCCCTGCAGCTGACCCTGAGACGTTCCAAAATTGGTCAGAAAATACTCCGTAGATTTAGAGAAATAATCTCGATAGTAACCACCCTCTTTATCCTTGTCCTCCCAGGCACTCACATTCACGATAGTTCCAGGGAGTTGGTGGCTAAATTTTCGCAGTTCGGCATTGGACCAATTGCGCGCCGCAGAGAACGCTGAATAGTTATAGGATCTTCGCAGACGAAGGACCTCTCCTAGCTTTTTGAACTGCATGGTTTCCTCCGATGTTTGAGGTATGGAGATATATAGGCGTCGATGCGATCGGCTCAGAACTGCTCGTTCCAAAACAGTTGGCGAAAGCGAACGACTTGTTCGAGGAAGAGGCTCATGTAGCCTTGTATATTCAACCGCGGGCTCAGATTGCGCCTGTGTGCGGCTTCGACCATGTGATTGCGCTTCCGGCTCACGGACTGAGCCTACTGCCGACGTAGTTTTCCAGCTCTCTAGGAAGTAGTCACCATCCAGGCGGATTGACGGCGATCTCAGCTATTTCGATCTGAAGCCGGATAGGCCTCTTATTAGGTCGGCGCCGTCCGTGCCAAGAATGGCCGACGGCCGAAGATAAAGCGTAACAGCAAAGCACAGACCGACCGCAAGGGCGCCCGTCGTCATAACAAGCAGATCCGGCCACCCAGCTAGAATCAGTTTGATCAAGCCGCTGCTCAGACATACCCCCGCAGCGGCGATCACCGGTCTCGTATGAACCGACAAAAAGTCCCTCAGTGAGACACCCGTGTGCTGACAGCAGAAGTAAGAGTAGCAAAGAAAACTGAAGCCATTGGCGATAACGACGGCTGCAGCCACTGCCTCGACACCAAAAGGCGCGCTCAATAGCGCCCCTACCGCCACGGAAATAGCGTAGAGCACCTGCATGGATATCAGATGGACGTTATTTCCCGTCGCAAGGAATACCGTGCCGCAAACCTTGTAACCGACGCGGAAATAAATGCCTGCCGAAAACAGCATTATCGGAACAGTAGCCGAGATCCACTTGGCACCAAGGAAGGTGGCGACGAATTCATGCGAGAAGATGACCATGAATGCACTGAATGGCAGTGCAAGAGCGGCCGTGAGGGCGAAACCCTTGAGTATGGCATTTCGCAACCGTACGGGATCATCTTGAACGCGCGCCATCAGCGGAAATACGACGGACCGATTGAGGTTGCCGAAAAGGTTGGCGGGCATCGCGATGAGATAATAGGATCGGGAATAGATGCCCAACTGCGCGGTGCCGATAAACCGCGCGACCACGAAATTATCGACATAGGTCGCGATATAGGTGAGCACGGCCGTCAGCGAGAATCCCAGGCTTGGACCTCTGATTTCGCGATAGGCGACGCGGTCGAAGCGCGGCAGCACGAGAAATTTTCGCGCCATCACCAAATAGCTGGCGCATAACAACAGGGATTCGGTCATGCTTGCCGCCACTAGCGCCCAATAGCTGAAGCCCAGATAGGCCATTGGTATGCCGACCAGAAAGTTCGCCGCCGCCCAAGCTACCAGCTGTGCAACCGAAGTGCGCCGAAATTGAAAATGGCGTGACAGCAATGCGTATGCGACGAGGTTGAACGCACCGGTAAACATCAGGAAGGCAAGCACCCGCGATACTTCTCCAAGCTCCGGTACGTGCATAACGCTGGCGATGCGATCTGCGAATATCCATTGAGCCAACGCCAAGAGGGTCGCGATCGAATAAGAAATGAAGCTCGCGGTCGCTATGTGACGGATCTCCAATGCTTTCCGTTGAATCATCACTTCCGACATACCGAGATTCGAGAGCGTCGACCCAATGGCAACGACGATCATCGCCGCGCCGGCGATGCCATATTCCCGCGGCGAGAGCAGATGAGCCAAGACCGAGGCAACCACGACATTGAGCACGGTCCGAACGACGAGAGTTGCGCCGTTCCAGGAAAGTCCGTGTGCCGCGCTATGGGTGAGGCGTTTGGCTTCCCGTTGCGCGGCAGGCGCGCCGGCCTCCTTTGGCTCAAGGCGGGCAGCTTCCGATGTTCCCGTCATGCCGGCAGACCGGAAAGGACACGTTCTGCCCGTGCCTTCCAAGTGTAATTTGCTTCCAGCGCCGCGCGAGCCCTCTGTCCCAGCGACTTTGCAAGAGTCGGGTCGCTGGCAATCTTCGCCAACGCCACCGTCCAGGCCGACACATCGTCCGGAGGGCATAGAAGAGCCGTCTCATTGTCGGTCAGGATTTCACGCAACACCGGAAGGTCCGAGCACAGTATGGCTTTCCCTTGCGCCATATATTCAAAGATCTTCAGCGGCGACATCCAGCGGGCAACGTCCGTTCTGCCGTCCGACACCTGTACCCGACTCTGATAGGGCGCCAGGACCGCTTGGCAGCCGGCAAGATAATTCGGCACTCGAGCATGATCGACAAAACCGACAAGCAGGATATTCGGGAGCGTCGCCAACCGCGCGCGCCATGTTGCAACGGCGTCGTCGGTACCGCCCACAACGAGAAAATCCGCCCATGGGCAACGCGAGGCGAGTTCGGCGATCAGGTCCATGCCTTTGCCGGGATAGAGGTGCCCGGCGTAGCCGATCTGCGTTCGGCCAGGTCGTGCCGGAACAATGGGAACGCGCACGCAGCCCTGCTGCTCCGCATCTGCACCGTCATGGGCGACGGTGATACGATCGGAAATGTTGGGACTGCGCATTGCAGTCTCGTTCCTGAGAGCCTCGCTGATCACCACGACGCGGGCCAGCTTGGCAGACCGACGAAGCAACGCAAAAAGGAGTTTCATCTGCGAGGCACTGCTATCTATCGGCGAATGAACCTCGAAAATGACGCGAAGGCCAACGAGTACCGCGTAAACCAAGAACACAGGATTACGAGCGTATACGATATCGGCCCGATCTCGGCGTGCCGCCCACGCGATCTTTGCCGCCATGAGATGATATCGTCCGAAAATCCGCCGAATCTTGCAGCACCAAATATTCGGCTTTGCGGATAGACCTAGCTCCAATTGCGTTGCTTGCGCAATGGCTTCTCGATTGGCGGGGTCGCCCTCCACCACCAGTGTCACCTCGTGGCCATTGGCAGAAAACGCGTCGCACATTTTGGCGATGTTGACGGCATGCGCAGCCCGATTGGGGAACGGGCCGCCGTAGACGTACCAAATCCGCATCGTATCAGAGTGCTTCAGTGCCAAGCCGCGGACCGATAATCTGGAGGAGTTGTTCCTCAATAAACTGTCCGTAGCGTGTCATGCTGAGCGGATCGGCCAAGGCGTGAATGTTCTTTGAAAGTTTTCTCGCATAATCTCGATTCCGAACGATGCGATAGATGGCGGCGGCGGCTGATTCGGGATTTCCACGCTCGAAATGTTCGCAGTTTTCCCCAGGCACCAGCCCATACGCTGCGAGATCGTAGCTCTCATCCAGTACAAGGGGAACACCCAGACAAGCGGCGACACCGACCGTGGTCGAGCCCGAAAATCGCTCGTTCTGCTGAGTGGCAAGGAGAATACATGGCGCTCTCTTCATCTGCGCAGCTGAATCGGCCAAGGTAAGGTTGAAAAGCAACTTCAAGCTCTGGACTTTGTCTTTGTATTTCGCGTCATAGAGGCTCTTTACTTGGCTATTTTGGGTCAGGATGAGCGCGCTGACACCCTGGTCTGGTAACGAGAAGGCCAAATTCCAGTCTCTCATCGGATCGTTTCCGACCGCGACGGTGTCAAAGTCGGCCGCCTCATATGTATCGTTCGCGGTTGTATCGTTCGCAGTCAATTCGGCATAAAGCTTGGAATCCACGCCGGTCGGGTGAAAAACGAATTTCTCTCTATGCTCATAGTATATCGACGTCCACTTCTGCAGTTCGTGACGGCTGATCAGATGCACTCTGTCCATCTGCGTTATTATCAACTTCCAGTACATGAAATATAATCTATCCTGATTCAGTCTATTGAAGTCGACGTCGGCCCCCAATAGGGACAGAAAGCTTGGCGTCCGGATCAGGCC
Above is a window of Rhizomicrobium sp. DNA encoding:
- a CDS encoding acyltransferase, with protein sequence MIGYIDFLRFFAAFLVVFAHCRLQVFGQLKNSQMHTSAPTRLVSLLGSYGHSAVIVFFVVSGFLVGGKLINTKTLDARFVRSYAVDRASRIYTVSIPASLLAFSLAVGQIYFYGHAFSVSGVDCQVSWIDIVGTTFFVHKGIWAGHACNGPFWSLDYEVFYYVWFAALAVAVKASVRQLQIGGWIGFVILTLYVITEPSLAILGYSAIWALGALVAYDEKASFKRRCLGYTFVTLAYVGYCLWARDKQVWQDGVVAIVVAISLSVARILANRGVVVHYRLASLFSAGAAISYSLYLFHAPVIDTVRAVATMGFGWQPLQGHGDLYRLAAFLVFCAIAVAAGMVAWLLFERQTGVIRQRLKNAFVGPRTPYEGTKPADA
- a CDS encoding lipopolysaccharide biosynthesis protein, which produces MTGTSEAARLEPKEAGAPAAQREAKRLTHSAAHGLSWNGATLVVRTVLNVVVASVLAHLLSPREYGIAGAAMIVVAIGSTLSNLGMSEVMIQRKALEIRHIATASFISYSIATLLALAQWIFADRIASVMHVPELGEVSRVLAFLMFTGAFNLVAYALLSRHFQFRRTSVAQLVAWAAANFLVGIPMAYLGFSYWALVAASMTESLLLCASYLVMARKFLVLPRFDRVAYREIRGPSLGFSLTAVLTYIATYVDNFVVARFIGTAQLGIYSRSYYLIAMPANLFGNLNRSVVFPLMARVQDDPVRLRNAILKGFALTAALALPFSAFMVIFSHEFVATFLGAKWISATVPIMLFSAGIYFRVGYKVCGTVFLATGNNVHLISMQVLYAISVAVGALLSAPFGVEAVAAAVVIANGFSFLCYSYFCCQHTGVSLRDFLSVHTRPVIAAAGVCLSSGLIKLILAGWPDLLVMTTGALAVGLCFAVTLYLRPSAILGTDGADLIRGLSGFRSK
- a CDS encoding glycosyltransferase family 4 protein, producing the protein MALKHSDTMRIWYVYGGPFPNRAAHAVNIAKMCDAFSANGHEVTLVVEGDPANREAIAQATQLELGLSAKPNIWCCKIRRIFGRYHLMAAKIAWAARRDRADIVYARNPVFLVYAVLVGLRVIFEVHSPIDSSASQMKLLFALLRRSAKLARVVVISEALRNETAMRSPNISDRITVAHDGADAEQQGCVRVPIVPARPGRTQIGYAGHLYPGKGMDLIAELASRCPWADFLVVGGTDDAVATWRARLATLPNILLVGFVDHARVPNYLAGCQAVLAPYQSRVQVSDGRTDVARWMSPLKIFEYMAQGKAILCSDLPVLREILTDNETALLCPPDDVSAWTVALAKIASDPTLAKSLGQRARAALEANYTWKARAERVLSGLPA